A portion of the Lolium rigidum isolate FL_2022 chromosome 1, APGP_CSIRO_Lrig_0.1, whole genome shotgun sequence genome contains these proteins:
- the LOC124684185 gene encoding uncharacterized protein LOC124684185, with the protein MKRMRGKVVDNEKRKRAAEDMGDAMRALKNRANHSKQDMDILAALEEMRSMKSRHAGVSVNRMLEILKHSTHLKEEKIVAELDDEDEELIKSITSQNSKDHVKRIEDDDGDEHFVIPGQLRFMAEETRPWDLRCPKFIVKPKPFGANPQRKKMTESGKASTCLRGKKWRFRRENECSSVPLPD; encoded by the exons ATGAAGAGGATGAGGGGAAAG GTTGTGGACAACGAGAAGAGAAAACGAGCAGCGGAGGACATGGGCGATGCAATGAGAGCACTGAAGAACAGAGCAAACCACTCAAAGCAGGACATGGACATACTTGCTGCTTTAGAAGAGATGCGGTCCATGAAG TCGAGACATGCAGGAGTATCCGTTAACCGGATGCTCGAAATTTTGAAGCACTCCACTCATCTTAAG GAGGAAAAAATAGTAGCGGAActagatgatgaagatgaagaactcATCAAATCAATCACTTCCCAA AACTCGAAAGATCATGTGAAAAGGATCGAAGACGACGACGGTGATGAACATTTCGTTATACCAGGCCAGTTAAGGTTCATGGCAGAG GAAACAAGGCCGTGGGATCTAAGATGCCCAAAATTCATAGTAAAACCAAAGCCTTTTGGCGCAAATCCTCAAAGGAAAAAGATGACCGAGTCCGGCAAAGCAAGCACCTGCCTCAGAGGAAAAAAGTGGAGATTCAGAAGAGAAAATGAATGTTCTTCAGTCCCTCTGCCAGACTGA
- the LOC124684186 gene encoding subtilisin-like protease SBT2.6: MEGLRIAFLLLLAFVPQVVLGTHDVYIVTMEGDPVVSYRGGVEGFPATAADLDEEMDITSEAVTSYSLHLRTHHEKLLDSLFVEGTYEKLYSYHHLINGFAVHMSSLQAEFLRKAPGVKYVERDTKIQKLTTHTPQFLGLTTALWPTGGGFDRAGEDVVIGFVDSGIYPEHPSFSTHKTDPYGPVLRYKGKCEIDPTTHRSFCNGKIVGAQHFAKAAIAAGAFDPDVEFASPLDGDGHGSHIAAIAAGNNGIPVRMHGYEFGKASGMAPRARIAVYKVLYRLFGGYVSDVVAAIDQAVQDGVDILNLSVGPNSPSTATRTTFLNPFDAALLSAVKAGVFVAQAAGNGGPFPKTLVSFSPWITTVAAGVDDRRYKNHLILGNGKRLGGLGVSPATHGNKSFGLISATDALLGSSATKYSALDCQRPELLNKRKVQGKILLCGYSYNYIAGTASIKKVSQTARSLGAAGFVVAVESSYPGTKFDPVPVNIPGILITDVSKTKDLIDYYNSSTTRDWAGRATAFEATVGIADGLAPTLFNSAPQVALFSSRGPDVKDFSFQDADVLKPDILAPGNLIWAAWAPNGTDEANYAGEGFAMMSGTSMAAPHISGIAALIKQKYPKWSPSAIKSALMTTANTIDKGSHPLRAQQYSTSEMLTLTRATPFDYGSGAVNPKAALDPGLVLDATHQDYITFLCSIPDVDQSEVSNITGSRCSSSPKGQRPYDLNIPSITVSQLKGTQTVKRTVTNVADEAETYTIMTRMSSEIALEVSPPALTVLPGSSREIMATLTTRSVTGTYSFGEITMKGDRGHLVRIPVVAMGFK; this comes from the exons ATGGAGGGGCTCCGCATTGCCTTCCTGCTTCTTCTTGCCTTTGTGCCGCAAGTAGTGCTTGGGACACATGATGTGTACATCGTCACCATGGAGGGCGACCCGGTTGTGAGCTACAGAGGCGGGGTCGAAGGGTTTCCGGCGACCGCGGCGGATTTGGATGAAGAGATGGATATCACCAG TGAGGCTGTCACATCATACTCGCTTCACCTTCGAACACACCATGAGAAGCTTCTAGACTCGCTTTTTGTGGAAGGAACTTATGAGAAGCTTTATAGTTACCATCATCTTATTAATGGTTTTGCAGTTCACATGTCATCTTTGCAG GCTGAGTTCTTAAGGAAAGCCCCAGGTGTAAAGTATGTCGAGAGAGATACAAAGATACAGAAACTGACGACACACACTCCACAGTTTCTTGGATTGACAACAGCGTTATGGCCAACTGGAGGTGGATTCGATAGAGCAGGTGAAGATGTGGTCATTGGTTTCGTGGATTCAGGAATTTACCCCGAACATCCAAGCTTCTCTACCCACAAAACTGATCCTTATGGACCTGTTCTTCGTTACAAGGGGAAATGTGAGATAGATCCAACAACACATAGAAGCTTCTGCAATGGAAAGATAGTTGGGGCCCAACATTTTGCAAAAGCTGCGATTGCTGCTGGAGCATTTGATCCTGATGTTGAGTTTGCATCTCCATTGGACGGTGATGGTCATGGAAG TCATATAGCTGCAATTGCTGCCGGTAACAATGGGATTCCAGTGCGAATGCATGGCTATGAATTTGGCAAAGCAAGTGGCATGGCTCCACGAGCTAG GATAGCTGTGTACAAGGTTCTTTACAGACTTTTTGGTGGTTATGTATCTGACGTTGTGGCAGCGATTGACCAG GCTGTTCAAGATGGTGTTGACATTCTCAACCTTTCTGTTGGACCAAATAGCCCATCAACAGCTACACGCACTACATTTTTGAATCCCTTCGATGCTGCGCTCCTTTCTGCCGTAAAAGCTGGTGTGTTTGTTGCCCAAGCTGCCGGAAATGGAGGACCATTTCCAAAAACACTGGTGTCATTCAGCCCATGGATAACCACTGTTGCTGCTGGAGTTGATGACCGCAGATACAAGAATCATTTGATACTGGGAAATGGAAAGCGTCTTGGTGGACTTGGAGTATCAC CTGCAACACATGGAAATAAATCATTCGGCCTTATTTCTGCTACTGATGCTCTGCTGGGTTCATCTGCAACCAAGTACAGTGCTCTAGATTGTCAAAGACCAGAACTCCTAAATAAGAGAAAGGTTCAGGGCAAAATTCTTTTGTGCGGCTATTCTTATAATTATATTGCCGGGACAGCTTCAATCAAGAAAGTGTCTCAAACGGCCAGGAGTCTTGGTGCAGCAGGCTTTGTTGTTGCTGTCGAGAGTAGTTACCCAGGAACAAAGTTTGATCCTGTGCCTGTGAATATTCCCGGGATTCTCATCACAGATGTCAGCAAAACAAAG GATCTTATAGACTACTACAACTCGTCCACAACAAGAGATTGGGCTGGAAGGGCTACAGCGTTCGAAGCAACAGTTGGTATTGCAGATGGTTTGGCGCCAACACTGTTCAATTCAGCTCCCCAAGTTGCTTTGTTCTCTTCAAGAGGGCCTGATGTAAAAGATTTTAGTTTTCAAGACGCTGATGTTCTTAAGCCTGACATACTCGCTCCTGGAAATCTTATATGGGCTGCATGGGCGCCTAATGGAACAGATGAAGCAAACTATGCTG GAGAAGGGTTTGCAATGATGTCTGGAACTAGCATGGCTGCACCACATATTTCTGGCATTGCAGCACTAATAAAACAGAAGTACCCAAAGTGGAGTCCCTCAGCAATAAAGTCTGCCTTGATGACTACCGCCAATACGATCGACAAGGGCAGCCATCCTCTTAGGGCGCAGCAATACTCCACATCAGAAATGTTGACACTTACACGGGCCACACCGTTTGATTATGGTAGTGGCGCGGTTAACCCAAAAGCCGCCCTGGATCCTGGCCTTGTTCTAGATGCAA CTCATCAAGATTACATCACATTTTTGTGCTCAATCCCTGACGTTGATCAGAGTGAAGTATCAAACATAACCGGCTCGCGCTGCAGCTCCAGTCCAAAGGGGCAGCGACCCTACGACCTCAATATCCCCTCCATCACGGTCTCCCAGCTGAAAGGCACGCAGACCGTGAAGCGGACGGTCACGAATGTGGCCGACGAGGCAGAAACCTACACCATCATGACTAGAATGTCATCGGAGATCGCCCTGGAGGTTTCGCCTCCTGCTTTGACGGTGCTCCCGGGGTCGTCCAGAGAGATCATGGCGACCCTCACGACGAGGTCGGTGACTGGCACCTACAGTTTTGGAGAGATCACCATGAAGGGTGACCGGGGACACCTAGTCAGGATCCCAGTGGTAGCTATGGGGTTCAAATAG